CCAAGTGGGAAGGCAGAGGTCTGCAAAACCTTTATTCAGCGGTTCGAATCCGCTCGCCGCCTGAAAGAAAAATATAGAAAAACAGTATGAAAGACGATTACAGTATAAAGGCTAAGATACAGAAGAAGGATGCTATAACCCCTACAGATGAAATGCTTGTAGTCAAGATTAAAGGGGTAAGAAGCTATGTTATCTATGTTGATATTAGAAATTTCTCCCAATGGAACAATCTCGAAGGAAATAATGACCATTTTCGAAAAATATTATTATATAGCTTCTACAAAATTATAGAGAAATACTTTCCAAGGGATAAAAACTATAGAAAATTTCTTGGTGATGGTGTTTTTATCATAAAAGATTATAGAGAAGAAGAATTTGATGAGGTAATAAGCAGCCTTAAAATGTTAAAGGATGAATTTGATAAAAAGAAAAAAGAGCTAAACAAGGAAGGCTTTAATTTTGATTTATTAAGCCTTGGGATTGGAATGAGCGTTGGTTTTATAAAGGAAATAATCTACCCAAGTGAAGAGGTTGATTATATGGAATATTTTCTTAATTTAACCTCTCGCTACTGTGATTTTGCCAGACCTTGTGGTATAATAATTGATTATACCTCAACGCTAAAACACACAGAAAAAATAGAAGCAAGTGGTTTTAGGAAAGAAGTATTAACAGGAATAAAAGGTTTTTTTGCTGGAAAGAAAGTTTGGTGTTCTAATGAGGTGCATCTTCCTCAAATTCATCCGCTTACCCGTGAAGACGAGATTCATCAAATAGAGGTTTATGTAGCGGGTGTTTGTGTAAGAAGGGAGGATGTATTAAAAATATTGGTGGGTAAACGGAATAATAAAAGAAGGCTATATCCTGGACTTTGGGAGTGTGGTGGCGGTCAAGTGCATAGGAGGGAATATTTTGAAGAGGCTATAAAGAGGCAGTTTAGGGAAGAGTTTGGTGTAATTGTTGAGCCATTAAAGGCATTTGGTAGTTATAAGATAGATGATAGAGAGAATGATGCTATTATTCCGGGGATAAAATTTTTATGTAGATTTGTAGATTATCTTGATGACCAAGTAATCCTCAATGAGGCAGAGTTTGTTGAATATAGATGGATTTTACTTGAGGAATTAGACCTTTATGAATTTATTCCAGGTATTAAGGAAGACATTAGGGAGGCAATAAGGCTTTATCAAGAGATATTGGGATAGGCGCGTAGCTCAGTGGGAGAGCACTTGCTTGACGCGCAAGGGGTCAGCGGTTCAAGCCCGCTCGCGCCTAGTTTAAGCAAGAGATAGGAGGAAAAAGAAGGGCTTGAAGCCCGAAGCGAAGCGAAGGGCCGGGAGCAAAGGATTTTGTTATGCATCTTTGCGACCTTATGGGAGCAAAGGGCATTAGAAAAGCCTTTGTCTCCAAGCCCGCTCGCGCCTAGTTTAAGCAAGAGATAGGAGGAAAAAGAAGGGCTTGAAGCCAGCGGACCTTAGGGGAGGATTATGAAACCCATAGAAAGTCTTGAGTTATTTATTAAGAAAAGAGAGCAATCAAGCCGTTATGAGGCAAGGCTTCTTAAAAATTCTCTTCCAGCAATAGCAAAAGAGTTTAAAAAAACCTTTCCCGAGATAAAATCCCTCTCTTTAATAGGCTCTTTTTCTAAAGGCAATTTTGCTCAAAAATCAGACCTTGATTTTGTGGTATCTGGACTTTCAAAGGAGAAATATCTTGATGCATGGCTTTTTTTTGAAAAAAGAACCACAAGAAGCATTCACCTTATCAGAAAAGAAGAAATTCCATCATCTCTTATAGAGAGAATGAAAGGGAGGGTTCTCTATGAATAAAAAAGGCTTTGAGGTAATTCAAACACTAGAAAATAAAATGACCTTTCAAGATATAATCTTTAACCTTCAAAAATATTGGGCTGATTATGGATGTTTAATAGCCCAACCTTATGACATTGAAGTTGGGGCAGGGACATTTAGCCCTCTGACATTCTTCAGGGTATTGGGAGAAAAACCCTGGAGGATTGCCTATGTTCAGGCATCCAGAAGGCCAACCGATGGAAGGTATGGAGAGAATCCAAACAGGCTTTATCATTACTACCAATTTCAGGTTATTATAAAACCCGTTCCTGATGACATCCAGGATGTCTACCTTGAAAGCTTGAACGCTCTTGGTGTAGAGCCTAATTTACACGATATAAGGTTTGTTGAGGATGATTGGGAATCTCCTACACTTGGTGCAGGAGGCTTGGGATGGGAGGTTTGGCTTGATGGAATGGAAATAACCCAATTTACATACTTCCAGCAAATGGCATCCCTTTCTCTTCATCCTGTATCCTGTGAGATAACCTATGGTTTGGAGAGGATTGCAATGTTCCTTCAAGAAAAGGATAATGTATTTTCTCTTGTCTGGAACAACGGCACAACATATGGAGATATTTATCTTGAAGGAGAGATTCAATTTTCTAAATTTAACTTTAAAGTGGCAGATTCCAATAGCCACTTTGAGCTATTTGGAATTTATGAAAAGGAATCCTTTAATTTATTAAAAAAGGGGTTATATCTTCCTGCCTATGACTATCTTTTGAAATGCTCACATATATTCAATATTTTAGATGCAAGGGGTTTAATAAGCGTTTCTGAGAGAAAAAACTACATTGAAAAAATAAGAAACCTGGCAAGGGAATGTGGAGGGAAATATCTTAAAAATGGAAGAATGTGAATTTTTTGGGGTAGAGGAATCGGGTGATTTTATTTGCAAGAAGGTAGTAAGGGGTTCTCCCAGAATAACAAAAGAGCTCTGCAAGGCACATTGTCCCCTTTTTGAAAAAAGGTGTGGTCATCTTGCATTTTCTTTAAGAAAGGATGAGGTTTTTTCAGCACTCGGCGTGGGAGGAAGGAGGGTAGAAATAAAGATTGAAAGGGCTGTTTGTGATAAGCTTAAGGAACCCATCTTTGATATAAAAAAATGCTCTACCTGCCCTGATTTTACCGAAAAGGGGAAAGAAAAGGAGATAGTAAAAGAGGAAAAAGATATTGTTAAGCTTGGATTAAAGGCTCTGGTTGATAATCTTGGAGAAGAAAAGACAAGGGAGTTTATTGAGGCGATAAAGGGGAAAAAAGAACCCAAAATAAAGGATGAGCTTGCCGATGAAATAGAAAAATGGCTTTCTTTAGAATAATATGTTAGAATATCGCGGGTTTTATAAAGAAGAGGCATTCCATTCAATCCTTTCTCTCGTAGCAGAAAGGGGCTTTCCAGACCTTTATTTTGTCTCTTATAATTATCCTATATTAAGGGATTCCAAAGACCATAACCTTTATGAAATAAACGCTTATT
This DNA window, taken from bacterium, encodes the following:
- a CDS encoding glycine--tRNA ligase subunit alpha, with the protein product MTFQDIIFNLQKYWADYGCLIAQPYDIEVGAGTFSPLTFFRVLGEKPWRIAYVQASRRPTDGRYGENPNRLYHYYQFQVIIKPVPDDIQDVYLESLNALGVEPNLHDIRFVEDDWESPTLGAGGLGWEVWLDGMEITQFTYFQQMASLSLHPVSCEITYGLERIAMFLQEKDNVFSLVWNNGTTYGDIYLEGEIQFSKFNFKVADSNSHFELFGIYEKESFNLLKKGLYLPAYDYLLKCSHIFNILDARGLISVSERKNYIEKIRNLARECGGKYLKNGRM
- a CDS encoding NUDIX domain-containing protein, which produces MKDDYSIKAKIQKKDAITPTDEMLVVKIKGVRSYVIYVDIRNFSQWNNLEGNNDHFRKILLYSFYKIIEKYFPRDKNYRKFLGDGVFIIKDYREEEFDEVISSLKMLKDEFDKKKKELNKEGFNFDLLSLGIGMSVGFIKEIIYPSEEVDYMEYFLNLTSRYCDFARPCGIIIDYTSTLKHTEKIEASGFRKEVLTGIKGFFAGKKVWCSNEVHLPQIHPLTREDEIHQIEVYVAGVCVRREDVLKILVGKRNNKRRLYPGLWECGGGQVHRREYFEEAIKRQFREEFGVIVEPLKAFGSYKIDDRENDAIIPGIKFLCRFVDYLDDQVILNEAEFVEYRWILLEELDLYEFIPGIKEDIREAIRLYQEILG
- a CDS encoding nucleotidyltransferase domain-containing protein; protein product: MKPIESLELFIKKREQSSRYEARLLKNSLPAIAKEFKKTFPEIKSLSLIGSFSKGNFAQKSDLDFVVSGLSKEKYLDAWLFFEKRTTRSIHLIRKEEIPSSLIERMKGRVLYE